The Pseudoalteromonas spongiae UST010723-006 genome window below encodes:
- a CDS encoding LysR family transcriptional regulator, which yields MKLSQLKILDAIVSSQSLKQAAEKCHKTQPALTMAMQKLEQDIGFTLIDRSGYRLKLTPAGERFYKQAKRVLSGCDELDKISSTLALGYEPSICIAYEQLAGDQRISQLFGKIIKQFPRTQFKIVGGSRFQAVEKLAKGEVDIGIGPWFDIFHASGDFQSVLLKPIDVILVASPKILPEGRTTLASDELDAIPCLTLKPTELPFDDEKLSFAKGSQVVMVEELATLRSLLLQGVGWGLAAKHVCKTELENGDLVQIRLRDDEDQFQSELRAFRSNRNFYGPVASAIWQGLQELY from the coding sequence ATGAAGTTGAGTCAATTGAAGATTTTAGACGCTATTGTTAGTTCTCAAAGTTTAAAACAGGCAGCTGAAAAGTGTCATAAAACCCAGCCTGCACTGACCATGGCGATGCAAAAGTTAGAACAGGACATCGGTTTTACCTTAATTGACCGCAGTGGTTATCGTTTAAAATTAACGCCAGCTGGTGAGCGCTTTTATAAGCAAGCTAAGCGGGTGTTATCTGGCTGCGATGAGCTTGATAAAATTAGTTCAACATTAGCACTTGGTTATGAACCGAGTATCTGTATTGCGTATGAGCAATTGGCGGGAGACCAGCGTATAAGCCAACTCTTTGGTAAAATTATTAAACAATTTCCGCGTACGCAGTTCAAAATAGTCGGTGGTTCGCGGTTTCAAGCAGTTGAAAAACTCGCCAAAGGAGAGGTTGATATTGGCATTGGTCCTTGGTTTGATATTTTTCACGCGTCAGGGGATTTCCAAAGCGTTTTGCTAAAACCGATCGACGTTATTTTAGTGGCGTCACCCAAAATCTTACCTGAAGGCCGAACAACTTTAGCAAGTGATGAACTTGATGCTATTCCATGTTTAACTTTAAAACCCACTGAATTGCCTTTTGACGATGAAAAATTGTCGTTTGCAAAAGGCTCGCAAGTGGTGATGGTGGAAGAGTTGGCAACATTGCGCTCTTTATTATTACAGGGCGTGGGTTGGGGGTTAGCTGCAAAACACGTGTGTAAAACTGAACTGGAAAATGGCGATCTAGTGCAAATAAGATTACGTGACGACGAAGACCAATTTCAATCTGAATTACGTGCTTTTCGAAGTAATCGTAATTTTTACGGACCGGTTGCCAGTGCAATTTGGCAAGGGCTACAAGAACTTTACTAA
- a CDS encoding alkaline phosphatase: MKKSLIASTVLLASSSLAYAEAPKNIIYMIGDGMGPAYTTGYRYFKDDKSTKYVERTIFDELFVGLASTSPDDDTVVTDSAAGATALSTATKSYNGAIAVDTAKKPLTTMLQIAKSKGLTTALVATSQINHATPASFAAHNESRRNYDEIANDYVDVKVDGKLAVDLMLGGGTKYFIRDDRNLVSEFKQAGYQYVDDFDKLESIKSLPALGLFSDVAFAYAIDQNPTRLADMAKKTLSLLDNNKRDGFFVMLEGSQIDWCGHANDIACAMAEMDDFANAIKHAKQYVDQNPDTLLVVTADHSTGGLTLGANGHYSWHTDVIKGVNASITKIAKALMKSDHLLTTWSDKTGIKLDKSQSEQLAMLTASAKSEKDDEHKEKEALVKHVRQLISDASNTGWTTGGHTAIDVPILAYGKGADAFKGHLDNTEIANQLINYIKQR; encoded by the coding sequence ATGAAAAAATCGTTAATTGCCTCAACAGTATTATTGGCAAGCAGCAGTTTAGCGTATGCAGAAGCACCGAAGAATATTATTTATATGATTGGTGATGGCATGGGACCCGCCTACACTACTGGTTATCGCTACTTTAAAGATGACAAAAGTACTAAATACGTAGAGCGTACTATCTTTGATGAGCTATTTGTCGGCCTTGCTAGCACAAGCCCTGATGACGATACAGTAGTTACTGACAGTGCTGCGGGTGCAACAGCGCTTTCAACGGCAACTAAAAGCTACAATGGCGCAATTGCAGTTGATACCGCAAAAAAACCATTAACTACGATGCTGCAAATCGCTAAATCTAAAGGCCTTACTACCGCGTTAGTTGCCACATCACAAATTAACCATGCTACGCCTGCAAGTTTCGCCGCACATAACGAAAGCCGTCGTAACTATGACGAAATCGCAAACGACTACGTTGATGTTAAAGTAGATGGAAAGCTAGCGGTAGATTTAATGCTTGGTGGTGGTACTAAATATTTTATTCGTGATGACCGAAATCTTGTTTCTGAATTCAAACAAGCGGGTTATCAATATGTCGATGATTTTGACAAACTAGAATCGATTAAGTCGCTACCAGCGCTTGGCTTGTTTTCTGATGTGGCATTTGCGTATGCAATTGACCAAAACCCTACACGACTTGCTGATATGGCAAAGAAAACCCTGTCGTTACTTGATAACAATAAGCGTGATGGTTTCTTTGTAATGCTTGAAGGCTCGCAAATTGATTGGTGTGGTCACGCTAACGATATTGCCTGCGCGATGGCTGAAATGGATGATTTTGCCAATGCAATTAAGCATGCAAAACAATACGTAGACCAAAATCCAGATACCTTACTTGTGGTTACCGCAGATCACAGTACCGGTGGGTTAACTCTTGGTGCCAACGGCCACTATTCTTGGCATACCGATGTAATAAAAGGCGTTAACGCGAGTATTACTAAAATTGCCAAAGCGCTGATGAAAAGTGATCACCTTTTAACTACTTGGTCAGACAAAACTGGCATTAAGTTAGATAAATCGCAATCAGAGCAGCTGGCTATGCTTACCGCCAGTGCTAAGAGCGAAAAAGATGATGAGCACAAAGAAAAAGAAGCATTGGTAAAACATGTACGACAACTAATTAGTGATGCGTCAAATACAGGTTGGACTACAGGCGGTCACACCGCGATTGATGTACCAATTTTAGCGTATGGTAAAGGTGCCGACGCCTTTAAAGGCCACTTAGACAATACCGAAATCGCAAATCAGTTAATTAACTACATTAAGCAAAGATAA
- a CDS encoding MGMT family protein, which produces MTQEEKVQAILLVVGSIPSGKVCTYGKVAEMASLNGHARLVGTVMKKLPTGSRIPWFRVINSQGKISFPENSEKFHQQKSLLEQEGIVFKGTKVNLKVCMW; this is translated from the coding sequence ATGACGCAAGAAGAAAAAGTACAAGCAATTTTACTGGTGGTCGGGTCCATTCCAAGCGGAAAGGTCTGTACCTATGGCAAAGTAGCAGAAATGGCTTCACTAAATGGGCATGCCCGTTTAGTGGGAACCGTGATGAAAAAACTGCCAACTGGCAGCCGTATTCCTTGGTTTAGAGTGATTAATTCACAAGGTAAAATTAGTTTCCCCGAAAACAGCGAAAAATTTCATCAGCAAAAATCGCTGCTGGAACAAGAGGGAATTGTGTTTAAAGGAACAAAAGTAAACTTAAAAGTCTGTATGTGGTAG
- a CDS encoding efflux RND transporter periplasmic adaptor subunit, translated as MRAFLLCLPVMLLTACKDAAPEKTESVTSRPVKLFTVPDSGSPNIRRFPAKVEANQGSYLSFRVNGELIEFPTLAGQAVKKGDVLAKLDPEDFKLQLADREARYKLAKNQLERTETLKQKGIASQAELDQAKANMQVALSALEKAQTDLEYTVLRAPFSGTISKVFIKNFESVVAKQNIMRIETRDLMDVTIQIPEKLVARVDKQTNYKPQVVFDSFPNKAYSLSLKEWDTQADPLTLSYRVVFTLPLPSDFNLLAGMTGNVLIDLNKVFRSDQQKFTIPTTAVFSDASEDSFVWRFKDGAIEKVKITLGEIHKSGIEVESGLQPGDKIVSAGVHQLSEQSLVRPWTKERGL; from the coding sequence ATGCGCGCTTTTTTACTGTGTTTACCAGTAATGCTATTAACTGCCTGCAAAGATGCAGCGCCAGAAAAAACTGAATCTGTCACTTCTCGTCCTGTTAAACTTTTTACCGTACCTGATTCAGGAAGTCCGAACATCAGGCGTTTCCCTGCTAAAGTAGAGGCAAATCAAGGATCTTATTTATCGTTTAGAGTGAATGGCGAGCTAATAGAATTTCCTACACTCGCAGGCCAAGCAGTTAAAAAAGGCGATGTGCTTGCCAAGCTGGACCCAGAAGATTTTAAACTGCAGCTCGCTGACAGAGAAGCGCGTTACAAACTCGCGAAAAATCAACTCGAACGTACCGAAACCCTAAAACAAAAAGGCATCGCATCACAAGCGGAATTAGATCAAGCAAAGGCCAATATGCAAGTTGCGCTCTCTGCATTAGAAAAAGCGCAAACTGATTTAGAATACACGGTTTTACGAGCACCGTTTTCCGGCACCATTAGTAAAGTCTTTATTAAGAACTTTGAGAGTGTTGTCGCAAAGCAAAATATTATGCGTATCGAAACCCGTGATTTGATGGACGTAACCATTCAAATTCCGGAAAAATTGGTAGCGCGTGTCGATAAACAAACGAATTATAAGCCACAAGTGGTATTCGATAGCTTTCCAAATAAGGCGTATTCACTGTCACTTAAAGAATGGGATACCCAAGCGGATCCGTTAACGTTAAGTTATCGTGTGGTATTTACCTTGCCGCTACCGAGCGATTTTAATCTGCTCGCAGGCATGACGGGCAATGTACTAATTGATTTAAATAAAGTGTTCCGTTCAGATCAACAAAAATTCACTATTCCAACGACCGCAGTATTTAGTGATGCAAGTGAAGATTCGTTTGTTTGGCGTTTTAAAGACGGTGCAATTGAAAAAGTTAAAATCACCTTAGGTGAAATTCACAAAAGTGGTATTGAAGTCGAAAGCGGCCTACAACCGGGCGACAAAATCGTGAGTGCAGGCGTACATCAATTATCTGAACAAAGCTTAGTGCGTCCATGGACTAAAGAGCGAGGCTTATAA
- a CDS encoding HDOD domain-containing protein, translating into MFRRLISKVFPTLKQEVEANHYFFEDTKDVPENQDIQYNQNTADVPDLTFELNNSVHYQDRFFELLFNSAITTSQCDPINEFIESKILQLLRQPQYILKALPLVPSSLTQVMNTLNQAEFDVEILVNLISDDPVIAAKVIELANSAFYNRANKPISDIKAAFMLLGQKGLSEGVINGFVAQMVPKAQIYFKNYGKHLWSHSQTTGRLSQQLAAKYKINAEQAYLVGLLVNLGSMVIFQLMIDAFSSVCPDTQPNAQNIKRLVTDYGQRLTLDIAKLWNFPREILESLAVQNKISTEHELLKYSERYPIGACVYQANQLAMLSLLVQHNKIELEDFDFNNATIMLLTNEEASLLINHSANAVI; encoded by the coding sequence ATGTTTAGACGATTAATATCAAAGGTTTTTCCAACTTTAAAGCAAGAAGTTGAAGCGAATCATTACTTCTTTGAAGACACAAAAGATGTGCCTGAAAACCAAGATATTCAATATAATCAAAATACTGCTGACGTGCCTGATCTTACCTTTGAATTAAACAATTCAGTTCATTATCAGGACCGCTTTTTTGAACTGTTATTTAATAGCGCAATTACCACATCTCAGTGCGACCCGATAAATGAATTTATTGAAAGTAAAATCCTACAGTTATTACGCCAACCGCAATATATCTTGAAAGCGTTGCCACTTGTACCGAGTTCGTTAACCCAAGTGATGAATACGCTCAATCAGGCGGAATTTGATGTTGAAATACTTGTCAATCTGATTAGCGATGACCCTGTTATTGCGGCCAAAGTCATTGAACTGGCGAATTCTGCATTTTACAACCGCGCGAATAAGCCGATCTCAGATATAAAAGCAGCATTTATGTTACTCGGGCAAAAAGGGTTGTCTGAAGGAGTGATTAACGGCTTCGTGGCTCAAATGGTACCAAAAGCACAAATCTATTTTAAAAACTATGGTAAGCACCTATGGTCGCATAGCCAGACTACAGGACGTTTAAGCCAACAGTTAGCCGCTAAATATAAAATTAACGCAGAGCAAGCTTATTTAGTCGGTTTGCTCGTGAATCTAGGCAGTATGGTTATTTTTCAATTGATGATTGATGCGTTTTCAAGCGTCTGCCCTGATACTCAGCCAAACGCCCAAAATATTAAACGTTTAGTAACGGATTATGGTCAGCGTTTGACCCTTGATATCGCAAAACTTTGGAACTTTCCGCGCGAAATTTTAGAAAGCTTAGCGGTACAAAATAAGATCAGCACAGAGCATGAGTTGCTAAAATATTCCGAGCGATATCCTATTGGTGCCTGTGTTTATCAAGCTAACCAACTTGCAATGCTATCGTTATTGGTACAACACAATAAAATCGAATTAGAAGATTTCGATTTCAACAATGCAACGATAATGTTACTAACAAATGAAGAAGCGAGTTTACTGATAAATCATAGCGCTAATGCTGTGATTTAA
- the tsaB gene encoding tRNA (adenosine(37)-N6)-threonylcarbamoyltransferase complex dimerization subunit type 1 TsaB gives MSNILLIDAATEALSVAVSCDLENAHFEVCPQQHSQKMLPLVDNILNSANTNLKALDAIAFGRGPGSFTGVRVGVSVTQGLAYAANLPVIGISNLQMMAQQAFDTTEADYAIATIDARMGEIYYAEFKRDENNLAAFMSHEMVIKPEELTLPEYDAVVVGTGCQTYKVHFEATNLTILDEITLPNARFMTKLAERELVAGNTVVAADAQPVYVRDTVTWKKLPGRE, from the coding sequence ATGTCAAATATACTTCTTATAGATGCTGCTACAGAAGCGTTGTCTGTAGCCGTTAGCTGTGATTTAGAAAACGCTCACTTTGAGGTGTGCCCTCAACAACATAGCCAAAAAATGTTGCCGTTGGTCGATAATATTTTAAATAGCGCAAACACGAATCTAAAAGCACTGGATGCTATCGCGTTTGGCCGCGGTCCTGGCAGCTTTACTGGTGTGCGCGTTGGTGTTTCGGTTACGCAAGGGCTGGCATATGCCGCAAATTTACCTGTGATCGGTATATCGAACTTACAAATGATGGCACAACAGGCATTTGACACGACAGAGGCGGATTATGCAATCGCAACGATAGACGCGCGTATGGGCGAAATTTATTACGCAGAATTTAAGCGTGATGAAAATAATCTCGCAGCGTTTATGTCACACGAAATGGTCATAAAACCAGAAGAATTAACCCTACCAGAATACGATGCCGTAGTTGTGGGTACCGGTTGTCAAACGTATAAAGTGCACTTTGAAGCAACAAATTTAACGATTTTAGATGAGATAACGCTACCAAACGCACGTTTTATGACGAAATTAGCAGAGCGTGAACTGGTCGCTGGCAATACGGTGGTTGCCGCAGATGCGCAGCCTGTTTATGTGCGAGACACGGTAACGTGGAAAAAATTACCGGGCCGAGAATAG
- a CDS encoding ATP-dependent DNA helicase: MTSIDDLFGKSGPFALAIKGYAPRQPQIDMAKSVALAIAKDEQAIVEAGTGTGKTFAYLVPALLSDKKVMVSTGSKALQEQLFHRDLPALKKILGKGKKIALLKGRSNYLCTERLNQHVAHVPVDDPDVMHQLAMVAKFSGETRSGDMADCSGIEEDAKVLPYVTSTTDNCLGKECPSFQDCFVRKARVKAIESDLVVVNHHLFLADAVVKESGFGELIPNVNCYIFDEAHQLPNIASDYFASRVSTRMVIELVRDIRLVYRAELFDMIQLGKTLDKLETAVFDLRLQFPSESQRGDWQQMVKQANVYRAIERVINDISFLYQVLKLCLERSDKIEKLFERTASLKGQLETMYDAQKPGFSFWFETTKRHLTFSITPLNVSERFRALVDNATSSWVFTSATLAVNGDLTHFAKDLGLNTKIMEVYDSPFDYENQALLCIPRYLPEPSKSEMGFSIVSIAKQMIKAAKGRCFILFTSYRMLNLVADGLSHSVEYPLLVQGQASKRILLEKFVMHGNSVLLGTASFWEGVDVRGDALSCVIIDKLPFAAPDDPLLQAKMKSHSGQGNDPFYSLQLPGAVIALKQGVGRLIRDRKDKGVLVICDNRLVTREYGRIFLASLPNMARTRDLAKASAFLEKIK, translated from the coding sequence ATGACTAGTATCGACGATTTGTTTGGTAAATCAGGCCCGTTCGCCCTTGCGATAAAAGGGTATGCACCCAGGCAACCACAAATTGATATGGCCAAATCGGTCGCTTTAGCGATTGCAAAAGATGAGCAGGCAATTGTTGAAGCAGGAACAGGGACCGGTAAAACATTTGCTTATTTGGTCCCTGCGTTACTATCAGATAAAAAAGTGATGGTGTCGACTGGCTCCAAAGCACTGCAAGAGCAATTATTCCATCGTGATTTACCTGCGTTGAAAAAGATTCTCGGAAAAGGCAAAAAAATTGCGCTGTTAAAAGGGCGTTCCAACTATTTATGTACTGAACGTTTAAATCAGCACGTTGCCCATGTACCAGTAGACGACCCCGACGTAATGCATCAACTTGCCATGGTGGCAAAATTTTCGGGCGAAACGCGTTCGGGAGATATGGCCGATTGCAGCGGGATAGAAGAAGATGCCAAAGTTTTACCTTATGTCACATCTACAACTGATAATTGTCTTGGTAAAGAATGTCCATCATTTCAAGATTGTTTTGTCAGAAAAGCCCGTGTTAAAGCCATTGAATCAGACTTAGTGGTGGTTAATCACCATCTATTTTTGGCAGATGCAGTTGTTAAAGAATCGGGCTTCGGCGAACTTATTCCAAATGTTAATTGTTATATATTCGATGAAGCACATCAGTTACCAAACATTGCATCAGATTATTTTGCCTCGCGCGTAAGCACACGTATGGTAATCGAGCTTGTTCGCGATATTCGCTTAGTGTATCGCGCTGAGCTCTTCGACATGATCCAGCTGGGCAAAACATTAGATAAACTTGAAACTGCGGTATTTGATTTACGCTTGCAATTTCCAAGTGAAAGCCAACGTGGTGACTGGCAACAAATGGTCAAACAAGCCAATGTGTATCGAGCCATTGAACGGGTAATAAACGATATTAGCTTTTTATATCAAGTGCTTAAATTATGTCTTGAACGCAGTGACAAAATTGAAAAATTGTTTGAACGCACAGCCAGCCTAAAAGGCCAGTTAGAAACCATGTATGACGCACAAAAACCGGGATTTAGTTTTTGGTTTGAAACAACTAAGCGTCATTTAACGTTCAGTATTACGCCTCTCAATGTATCAGAACGATTTCGGGCACTTGTTGATAATGCAACGTCGAGCTGGGTTTTTACTTCGGCAACCCTTGCGGTAAATGGTGATTTAACCCACTTCGCAAAAGATTTAGGCTTAAACACCAAGATTATGGAAGTGTACGACAGCCCGTTTGACTACGAAAACCAAGCGTTATTGTGTATACCGCGTTACCTACCTGAGCCGAGTAAATCGGAAATGGGTTTTTCCATCGTTAGCATTGCAAAACAAATGATTAAAGCAGCAAAAGGGCGTTGTTTTATCTTGTTTACCAGTTATCGTATGCTTAACTTAGTGGCAGATGGCTTATCGCACAGCGTTGAATATCCGCTTTTAGTTCAAGGGCAAGCGTCAAAACGTATTTTGTTAGAGAAATTTGTGATGCATGGTAACTCTGTGTTGCTTGGTACAGCATCATTTTGGGAAGGGGTTGATGTACGAGGTGATGCACTGTCGTGCGTGATCATTGATAAATTGCCGTTTGCAGCGCCCGATGACCCCTTATTACAGGCAAAGATGAAATCCCATAGCGGGCAGGGCAACGACCCGTTCTATTCGCTGCAATTACCTGGGGCTGTCATTGCGTTAAAACAAGGCGTTGGCCGCTTAATTCGTGACCGAAAAGATAAAGGCGTGCTGGTGATCTGTGATAATCGCTTAGTGACTAGGGAATATGGTAGAATCTTTTTAGCAAGTTTACCCAATATGGCGCGCACTCGCGATCTCGCAAAAGCGTCTGCATTTTTAGAAAAAATTAAATAG